In Carassius gibelio isolate Cgi1373 ecotype wild population from Czech Republic chromosome B20, carGib1.2-hapl.c, whole genome shotgun sequence, the following are encoded in one genomic region:
- the LOC127984023 gene encoding squalene synthase isoform X2: MDILKSLGHPEEIINLFKYKLGGCRSVMPKLDYDSMSETLRTCYAYLNQTSRSFAAVIQALDGELRHAVCIFYLVLRALDTVEDDMSIPLEKKVPLLQDFHTFLYQPEWSFSESREKDRQVLEDFPTISVEFRNLGQEYREVISDICYRMGVGMSEFLEKKVSSMQEWDKYCHYVAGLVGIGLSRLFSASQLEDAEVGWDTELANSMGLFLQKTNIIRDYLEDQQEGRAFWPQEAWSQFASRLEDFARPQHLSSALSCLNLLVTDALHHVPDVIEYLSRLRNQSVFNFCAIPQVMAIATLSACYNNPQVFQGVVKIRKGQAVTLMMQATSMGAVQSIIAQYSQEILQKVSASDPSREKTLRILSLIREKSLSPAALSSRAHHISPVYISAAMLLAALSWQYMNAAAGQPPGGADMHGH; encoded by the exons ATGGACATCCTCAAGTCCCTAGGACACCCGGAAGAAATAATCAACCTCTTTAAATACAAATTAGGAGGCTGTCGTTCCGTAATGCCTAAATTGGATTAt GACTCCATGAGCGAAACCCTGCGGACCTGCTACGCGTATCTGAACCAGACCAGCCGGAGCTTCGCGGCGGTGATCCAGGCCCTGGACGGAGAGCTACG GCATGCGGTGTGTATTTTCTACCTGGTTCTGCGAGCTCTGGACACAGTGGAGGATGACATGAGCATCCCGCTGGAGAAGAAGGTCCCATTGCTGCAGGACTTCCACACGTTCCTCTATCAGCCGGAGTGGAGCTTCAGCGAGAGCAGAGAGAAAGACCGGCAGGTGCTGGAGGATTTCCCCACG ATTTCGGTGGAGTTCAGGAACTTGGGCCAGGAGTATCGCGAGGTGATTTCAGACATCTGTTACCGGATGGGTGTGGGGATGTCCGAATTCCTGGAGAAGAAGGTTTCATCCATGCAGGAGTGGGACAAG TACTGTCATTACGTGGCGGGTCTGGTGGGGATCGGCCTGTCCCGTCTGTTTTCGGCGTCCCAGCTGGAGGACGCTGAGGTGGGCTGGGACACAGAGCTGGCAAACTCCATGGGTCTGTTCCTCCAGAAGACCAACATCATCAGAGACTATCTGGAGGACCAACAGGAGGGAAGAGCCTTCTGGCCACAGGAG GCCTGGAGTCAGTTTGCGTCCCGTCTGGAGGATTTCGCTCGTCCTCAGCACCTGAGCTCTGCTCTGTCCTGTCTCAACCTGCTGGTGACCGATGCTCTCCATCACGTCCCAGACGTCATCGAATATCTGTCCCGCCTCCGCAACCAGAGCGTCTTCAACTTCTGTGCCATTCCTCAG GTGATGGCGATAGCGACTCTGTCGGCGTGCTACAACAATCCTCAGGTGTTTCAGGGCGTGGTGAAGATCCGGAAGGGTCAGGCCGTGACGCTCATGATGCAGGCCACAAGCATGGGTGCCGTCCAGAGCATCATCGCACAATACAGTCAAGAG ATCCTGCAGAAAGTGTCCGCCTCGGATCCGTCGCGAGAGAAGACTCTGCGCATCCTGAGCCTCATCCGAGAGAAGAGTCTGTCTCCGGCCGCGCTCTCGTCCCGAGCGCACCACATCTCTCCCGTCTACATCTCGGCCGCTATGCTGTTAGCGGCGCTCAGCTGGCAGTACATGAACGCCGCGGCCGGACAGCCACCAGGGGGCGCTGACATGCACGGACACTGA
- the LOC127984023 gene encoding squalene synthase isoform X1: protein MAVVGGKSAAPFSVIKRSLSLRSVLSGGRRSAQEGRLVTRASHPLRTHRHPSFVCFSCQDSMSETLRTCYAYLNQTSRSFAAVIQALDGELRHAVCIFYLVLRALDTVEDDMSIPLEKKVPLLQDFHTFLYQPEWSFSESREKDRQVLEDFPTISVEFRNLGQEYREVISDICYRMGVGMSEFLEKKVSSMQEWDKYCHYVAGLVGIGLSRLFSASQLEDAEVGWDTELANSMGLFLQKTNIIRDYLEDQQEGRAFWPQEAWSQFASRLEDFARPQHLSSALSCLNLLVTDALHHVPDVIEYLSRLRNQSVFNFCAIPQVMAIATLSACYNNPQVFQGVVKIRKGQAVTLMMQATSMGAVQSIIAQYSQEILQKVSASDPSREKTLRILSLIREKSLSPAALSSRAHHISPVYISAAMLLAALSWQYMNAAAGQPPGGADMHGH from the exons ATGGCTGTGGTCGGCGGCAAGAGCGCAGCGCCGTTCTCCGTGATCAAGCGCTCGTTGTCGCTGCGCTCGGTGCTCTCCGGCGGGCGGCGCAGCGCGCAGGAAGGGCGGCTGGTGACCCGTGCTTCTCACCCGCTCCGGACTCACCGACACCCCTCCTTTGTGTGCTTCTCCTGCCAGGACTCCATGAGCGAAACCCTGCGGACCTGCTACGCGTATCTGAACCAGACCAGCCGGAGCTTCGCGGCGGTGATCCAGGCCCTGGACGGAGAGCTACG GCATGCGGTGTGTATTTTCTACCTGGTTCTGCGAGCTCTGGACACAGTGGAGGATGACATGAGCATCCCGCTGGAGAAGAAGGTCCCATTGCTGCAGGACTTCCACACGTTCCTCTATCAGCCGGAGTGGAGCTTCAGCGAGAGCAGAGAGAAAGACCGGCAGGTGCTGGAGGATTTCCCCACG ATTTCGGTGGAGTTCAGGAACTTGGGCCAGGAGTATCGCGAGGTGATTTCAGACATCTGTTACCGGATGGGTGTGGGGATGTCCGAATTCCTGGAGAAGAAGGTTTCATCCATGCAGGAGTGGGACAAG TACTGTCATTACGTGGCGGGTCTGGTGGGGATCGGCCTGTCCCGTCTGTTTTCGGCGTCCCAGCTGGAGGACGCTGAGGTGGGCTGGGACACAGAGCTGGCAAACTCCATGGGTCTGTTCCTCCAGAAGACCAACATCATCAGAGACTATCTGGAGGACCAACAGGAGGGAAGAGCCTTCTGGCCACAGGAG GCCTGGAGTCAGTTTGCGTCCCGTCTGGAGGATTTCGCTCGTCCTCAGCACCTGAGCTCTGCTCTGTCCTGTCTCAACCTGCTGGTGACCGATGCTCTCCATCACGTCCCAGACGTCATCGAATATCTGTCCCGCCTCCGCAACCAGAGCGTCTTCAACTTCTGTGCCATTCCTCAG GTGATGGCGATAGCGACTCTGTCGGCGTGCTACAACAATCCTCAGGTGTTTCAGGGCGTGGTGAAGATCCGGAAGGGTCAGGCCGTGACGCTCATGATGCAGGCCACAAGCATGGGTGCCGTCCAGAGCATCATCGCACAATACAGTCAAGAG ATCCTGCAGAAAGTGTCCGCCTCGGATCCGTCGCGAGAGAAGACTCTGCGCATCCTGAGCCTCATCCGAGAGAAGAGTCTGTCTCCGGCCGCGCTCTCGTCCCGAGCGCACCACATCTCTCCCGTCTACATCTCGGCCGCTATGCTGTTAGCGGCGCTCAGCTGGCAGTACATGAACGCCGCGGCCGGACAGCCACCAGGGGGCGCTGACATGCACGGACACTGA